A genome region from Arachis duranensis cultivar V14167 chromosome 8, aradu.V14167.gnm2.J7QH, whole genome shotgun sequence includes the following:
- the LOC107460374 gene encoding metal-nicotianamine transporter YSL3 (The sequence of the model RefSeq protein was modified relative to this genomic sequence to represent the inferred CDS: added 40 bases not found in genome assembly) yields MNPMEINSINSEDLKEIENCNREDPEQPQIEGEELNGIATWGKHITVRGLIASLLIGIIYSVIVMKLGLTTGLVPNLNVSAALLGFVFIRTWTKLLSKANIISTPFTRQENTVIQTCAVACYSIAIAGGFGSYLLGLNRRTYEQAGIDTEGNTPNSIKEPGIGWMTAFLFVTSFVGLLALVPIRKIMIIDYKLTYPSGTATAVLINGFHTPKGDAMAKKQVHGFMKYFSFSFLWGFFQWFYTGGDQCGFVQFPTFGLKAWKNSFYFDFSMTYVGAGMICSHLVNLSLLLGAVLSWGIMWPLIGRLKGEWFPASLPESSMKSLNGYKVFVSIALILGDGIYNFVKILCFTAINIYASMQKKNRNTYLENQRQLSQDEFRQNEVFVKDSIPVSLAVAGYILFCIISIIVIPLMFPQVKWYFVVVAYILAPALGFCNAYGAGLTDMNMAYNYGKVALFVLASLAGKTDGVVAGLVGCGLIKSIVSISSDLMHDFKTGHLTFTSPRSMLLSQAIGTGIGCVVAPLTFFLFYNAFDVGNPDGDYKAPYALIYRNMAILGVEGFSALPHHCLQLCYGFFAFAIAANLVRDLSPKKVGRWIPLPMAMAVPFLVGGYFAIDMCVGSLIVYSWHTLKSEEANLMVPAVASGLICGDGLWILPSSLLALFGVRPPICMSFFTSK; encoded by the exons ATGAATCCAATGGAAATCAATAGTATAAACAGTGAAGATCTCAAAGAAATTGAGAATTGCAACAGAGAGGACCCTGAACAGCCGCAGATTGAGGGTGAGGAGCTGAACGGGATAGCTACATGGGGAAAGCACATCACTGTCCGGGGACTAATAGCTAGCTTACTGATTGGAATCATTTACAGTGTGATAGTGATGAAGCTGGGCCTTACAACTGGACTAGTACCTAATCTCAATGTCTCGGCTGCACTTCTTGGCTTTGTGTTCATTAGGACTTGGACTAAGCTCCTTTCCAAAGCCAATATTATTTCAACACCTTTCACTCGGCAGGAGAATACCGTAATCCAGACTTGTGCAGTGGCTTGCTACAGCATCGCCATAGCAG GTGGTTTTGGTTCTTATCTATTGGGACTGAATAGGAGGACATATGAGCAAGCAGGCATTGATACAGAAGGGAATACACCTAACAGCATCAAGGAACCTGGAATCGGCTGGATGACGGCCTTTCTCTTCGTTACCAGTTTTGTAGGGCTATTGGCGCTGGTCCCCATAAGAAAG ATAATGATAATAGACTACAAATTGACTTATCCCAGTGGAACAGCTACTGCAGTTCTTATTAATGGATTCCATACTCCTAAAGGAGACGCCATGGCCAA GAAGCAGGTTCACGGTTTCATGAAATACTTCTCATTCAGTTTCCTTTGGGGATTCTTTCAATGGTTTTATACGGGTGGAGATCAGTGTGGGTTTGTTCAGTTTCCAACTTTTGGATTGAAAGCTTGGAAAAACTC ATGATTTGCTCCCATCTTGTAAATCTATCCTTGCTTCTCGGTGCTGTGCTTTCGTGGGGCATTATGTGGCCATTAATCGGCAGACTGAAAGGCGAATGGTTCCCTGCGAGCCTACCAGAAAGTAGCATGAAGAGTCTTAATGGTTATAAG GTCTTTGTTTCAATCGCCTTGATCCTTGGTGATGGGATCTATAATTTTGTCAAAATTCTCTGTTTCACAGCCATTAATATCTATGCAAGCATGCAAAAGAAGAATCGTAATACAT ATTTGGAGAACCAGAGGCAGCTGTCTCAGGACGAATTTAGACAGAATGAAGTGTTTGTAAAAGATAGCATTCCAGTATCGTTGGCGGTTGCAGGGTACATATTGTTCTGCATCATTTCCATAATTGTGATACCTTTGATGTTCCCCCAAGTGAAGTGGTATTTTGTGGTGGTTGCCTATATTCTTGCACCCGCTCTTGGATTTTGCAATGCTTATGGTGCAGGATTAACTGACATGAACATGGCTTATAACTACGGCAAAGTGGCTCTCTTTGTCCTTGCATCCTTGGCCGGAAAAACTGACGGTGTCGTTGCAGGGCTTGTGGGGTGTGGCTTGATCAAATCAATTGTTTCCATTTCTTCTGATTTGATGCATGATTTCAAGACCGGCCATCTCACTTTCACATCCCCTCGTTCAATGCTTTTAAGCCAAGCAATCGGCACAGGGATAGGCTGTGTTGTGGCTCCACTCACATTCTTCCTTTTCTACAATGCCTTTGATGTTGGGAACCCAGATGGTGATTACAAGGCCCCATATGCCCTCATTTATAGAAACATGGCCATTCTTGGCGTCGAAGGCTTTTCCGCCCTCCCCCATCATTGCCTGCAACTTTGTTATGGTTTTTTCGCGTTTGCCATAGCAGCCAACTTAGTGAGGGATCTTTCCCCCAAGAAAGTTGGAAGATGGATTCCACTTCCAATGGCAATGGCtgtccctttcttagttggtgGATACTTTGCAATTGACATGTGTGTGGGTAGCCTGATTGTGTATTCTTGGCACACACTGAAGAGTGAGGAGGCAAATTTGATGGTTCCTGCAGTTGCTTCTGGTTTGATTTGTGGTGATGGATTATGGATTCTACCTTCGTCCCTTCTCGCTTTGTTCGGGGTTCGGCCACCAATCTGCATGAGCTTCTTTACATCCAAGTAG
- the LOC107460376 gene encoding uncharacterized protein LOC107460376 isoform X1 — MGGSSDTKFLQDLLLYAASAAMSCLVLFVGLRQLDPTREASKKVLEHKKEIAKRLGRPLVQTNPYEDVIAGDVINPDHIDVEFDSIGGLETIKQALFELVILPLKRPDLFSYGKLLGPQKGVLLYGPPGTGKTMLAKAIAKESGAVFINVRISNLMSKWFGDAQKLVTAVFTLANKLQPAIIFIDEVDSFLGQRRTSDHEALLNMKTEFMALWDGFTTDHNARVMVLAATNRPSELDEAILRRLPQAFEIGIPDQRERAAILKVILRGERVDEGIDFDYIASLCDGYTGSDLFDLCKKAAYLPIRELLDEEKKGKRSSVPRPLSQLDLEKVLDTSQKTKAAASAYSGLSSSRWTPSESGDYQLQAAINEISKLVVSHMINLHAQDP, encoded by the exons ATGGGAGGTTCATCAGATACGAAGTTCCTGCAAGACTTGCTATTGTACGCGGCCAGCGCTGCTATGAGTTGCCTGGTTCTCTTCGTTGGATTACGACAACTTGACCCAACCCGGGAGGCTTCCAAAAAGGTCCTCGAACACAAGAAAGAGATTGCCAAGCGTCTTGGTCGACCCCTTGTCCAGACCAACCCTTACGAG GATGTTATAGCAGGTGACGTTATAAATCCTGATCACATCGATGTGGAGTTTGACTCTATTGGGGGATTGGAAACAATCAAGCAAGCTCTGTTTGAGCTTGTTATACTGCCTCTGAAAAGACCGGACTTGTTTTCTTATGGTAAGCTTCTTGGACCTCAAAAGGGCGTCCTGTTGTATGGTCCTCCAGGAACTGGGAAAACCATGCTTGCGAAAGCAATTGCTAAGGAGTCAGGAGCTGTTTTTATTAATGTGAGGATATCAAACCTGATGAGCAAGTGGTTTGGTGATGCCCAAAAGCTTG TGACTGCTGTATTTACCCTTGCTAATAAGCTCCAGCCTGCCATCATATTCATTGATGAGGTTGACAGTTTTTTGGGTCAACGTCGTACATCGGATCATGAGGCTTTATTAAACATGAAAACTGAGTTTATGGCTCTATGGGATGGATTTACCACAGATC ATAATGCTCGAGTTATGGTCCTTGCAGCTACCAATCGTCCTTCTGAACTTGATGAAGCAATACTTCGACGCCTTCCTCAAGCTTTTGAAATTGGAATTCCAGACCAGAGGGAGAGAGCTGCAATATTGAAGGTTATCTTAAGGGGAGAGAGGGTTGACGAAGGCATAGACTTTGATTATATAGCTAGCTTATGTGACGGTTATACTGGGTCAGATCTGTTTGACCTTTGCAAGAAGGCTGCCTATCTTCCTATTCGAGAACTactagatgaagagaagaagggaAAACGTTCTTCC GTGCCTAGGCCTTTGTCGCAGTTGGATTTGGAGAAGGTCCTTGACACTTCCCAGAAGACGAAGGCTGCTGCAAGTGCATACAGTGGGTTGTCATCATCAAGATGGACACCAAGTGAGTCAGGTGATTATCAACTTCAAGCTGCAATCAATGAAATTTCTAAGCTTGTGGTTTCTCACATGATTAACCTCCATGCTCAGGATCCGTAA
- the LOC107460376 gene encoding uncharacterized protein LOC107460376 isoform X2 encodes MGGSSDTKFLQDLLLYAASAAMSCLVLFVGLRQLDPTREASKKVLEHKKEIAKRLGRPLVQTNPYEDVIAGDVINPDHIDVEFDSIGGLETIKQALFELVILPLKRPDLFSYGKLLGPQKGVLLYGPPGTGKTMLAKAIAKESGAVFINVRISNLMSKWFGDAQKLVTAVFTLANKLQPAIIFIDEVDSFLGQRRTSDHEALLNMKTEFMALWDGFTTDHNARVMVLAATNRPSELDEAILRRLPQAFEIGIPDQRERAAILKVILRGERVDEGIDFDYIASLCDGYTGSDLFDLCKKAAYLPIRELLDEEKKGKRSSVPRPLSQLDLEKVLDTSQKTKAAASAYSGLSSSRWTPSESE; translated from the exons ATGGGAGGTTCATCAGATACGAAGTTCCTGCAAGACTTGCTATTGTACGCGGCCAGCGCTGCTATGAGTTGCCTGGTTCTCTTCGTTGGATTACGACAACTTGACCCAACCCGGGAGGCTTCCAAAAAGGTCCTCGAACACAAGAAAGAGATTGCCAAGCGTCTTGGTCGACCCCTTGTCCAGACCAACCCTTACGAG GATGTTATAGCAGGTGACGTTATAAATCCTGATCACATCGATGTGGAGTTTGACTCTATTGGGGGATTGGAAACAATCAAGCAAGCTCTGTTTGAGCTTGTTATACTGCCTCTGAAAAGACCGGACTTGTTTTCTTATGGTAAGCTTCTTGGACCTCAAAAGGGCGTCCTGTTGTATGGTCCTCCAGGAACTGGGAAAACCATGCTTGCGAAAGCAATTGCTAAGGAGTCAGGAGCTGTTTTTATTAATGTGAGGATATCAAACCTGATGAGCAAGTGGTTTGGTGATGCCCAAAAGCTTG TGACTGCTGTATTTACCCTTGCTAATAAGCTCCAGCCTGCCATCATATTCATTGATGAGGTTGACAGTTTTTTGGGTCAACGTCGTACATCGGATCATGAGGCTTTATTAAACATGAAAACTGAGTTTATGGCTCTATGGGATGGATTTACCACAGATC ATAATGCTCGAGTTATGGTCCTTGCAGCTACCAATCGTCCTTCTGAACTTGATGAAGCAATACTTCGACGCCTTCCTCAAGCTTTTGAAATTGGAATTCCAGACCAGAGGGAGAGAGCTGCAATATTGAAGGTTATCTTAAGGGGAGAGAGGGTTGACGAAGGCATAGACTTTGATTATATAGCTAGCTTATGTGACGGTTATACTGGGTCAGATCTGTTTGACCTTTGCAAGAAGGCTGCCTATCTTCCTATTCGAGAACTactagatgaagagaagaagggaAAACGTTCTTCC GTGCCTAGGCCTTTGTCGCAGTTGGATTTGGAGAAGGTCCTTGACACTTCCCAGAAGACGAAGGCTGCTGCAAGTGCATACAGTGGGTTGTCATCATCAAGATGGACACCAAGTGAGTCAG AATAA